In Cytobacillus oceanisediminis, the following proteins share a genomic window:
- a CDS encoding bifunctional metallophosphatase/5'-nucleotidase produces MKSEVFLTILATSDVHGHVYPYYYGTGEHADHGLGKLAAIIKKEKEQSEISILIDNGDLIQGTPLTYYYSRYLNNQKNPMIQILNELEYDAAVIGNHEFNYGKNILARAVSESNFPWLSANILFNSTKETYFGLPYKIKSFPNGLKAAVVGVTTQYIPNWEKRQHIEHLVFESAVISLKRWVSYIQEEEKPDLIIVSYHGGFERDIRTGEETEEQTGENEAYRICTEVPGIDVLITGHQHRFIKGEQVNGVAVVQPGFNGQALAKVTVKFRKKHNDWLIDEKHSALIYPDGMPPDNEVLQLAGYYESKTQKWLDTVIGEMDGDMLIDDIFEARTGEHPLIEFINKVQMEASGADISCTALFHEGAPGLKSKVTMREIVSNYIYPNSLCVLRVTGKDIKDALERSAAYFKLSSDGKIIVNPDFSYPKPQHYNYDMWEGIEYKIDVSRQKGSRITKLLYKGHPIREDGEYHVVMNNYRAAGGGGYNMFKDKPVVKEILTDMTELIADYFIEKKKVIPTLNHNWEVVAGK; encoded by the coding sequence ATGAAATCAGAAGTTTTTCTCACGATTTTAGCTACAAGTGATGTCCATGGACATGTTTATCCATATTACTATGGAACTGGTGAGCACGCTGATCATGGGCTGGGCAAGCTTGCAGCAATAATAAAGAAAGAAAAGGAACAATCTGAGATCTCCATTCTTATTGATAACGGTGATCTGATCCAGGGAACTCCTCTAACTTATTATTATTCCAGATACTTAAATAACCAAAAAAATCCCATGATTCAAATATTAAATGAACTTGAATACGATGCAGCTGTAATCGGAAACCATGAATTCAACTATGGAAAGAACATACTTGCAAGAGCTGTCAGTGAGTCCAATTTCCCATGGCTGTCAGCCAATATATTATTCAATTCAACAAAGGAAACGTATTTCGGGCTCCCCTATAAAATAAAATCTTTTCCAAATGGTTTGAAAGCAGCGGTAGTAGGTGTCACAACCCAATATATTCCCAATTGGGAGAAAAGGCAGCATATTGAACATCTTGTTTTTGAATCTGCGGTGATCAGCTTAAAAAGGTGGGTTTCATATATTCAGGAGGAAGAGAAACCAGATTTGATTATTGTCTCTTATCATGGAGGCTTTGAAAGGGATATCAGAACAGGTGAAGAGACGGAAGAACAAACTGGAGAAAATGAAGCATATCGGATCTGTACAGAAGTTCCTGGAATCGATGTGCTGATTACCGGGCATCAGCACCGTTTTATTAAAGGAGAACAAGTAAATGGTGTGGCTGTTGTTCAGCCGGGATTTAATGGCCAAGCGCTTGCAAAGGTTACCGTTAAATTCAGAAAGAAACACAATGATTGGCTGATTGATGAAAAACACTCTGCCTTAATTTATCCCGACGGAATGCCGCCTGATAATGAGGTTCTGCAGCTGGCCGGGTATTATGAATCCAAAACCCAGAAATGGCTGGATACAGTGATCGGTGAAATGGATGGGGATATGCTGATTGATGATATATTTGAGGCGCGTACAGGGGAGCACCCACTGATTGAATTCATAAATAAAGTGCAGATGGAAGCGTCAGGTGCTGATATTTCTTGTACTGCCTTATTTCATGAGGGTGCACCCGGATTAAAGTCTAAAGTAACGATGAGAGAAATTGTTTCTAACTATATTTATCCAAATTCATTATGTGTTCTCAGAGTTACAGGAAAGGACATTAAAGATGCTTTGGAGCGGTCAGCAGCTTATTTTAAATTGAGTAGTGATGGAAAAATTATAGTGAATCCTGATTTTTCATATCCAAAGCCACAGCATTATAATTACGATATGTGGGAAGGTATTGAGTATAAAATAGATGTTTCACGACAAAAGGGCAGCCGGATCACAAAGCTTCTATATAAAGGGCATCCAATCAGGGAAGATGGCGAGTATCATGTAGTAATGAACAATTACCGTGCTGCCGGCGGGGGAGGCTACAATATGTTCAAGGATAAGCCGGTGGTGAAAGAAATTTTAACCGATATGACCGAATTGATTGCCGACTATTTTATTGAAAAGAAAAAGGTAATTCCAACTCTTAATCACAATTGGGAGGTTGTAGCGGGCAAATGA
- a CDS encoding MarR family winged helix-turn-helix transcriptional regulator yields MESEQIDQSLKLFIVLSRAYRAINENVNKLIQTYGVNPTEFAVLELLYHKGDQPLQQIGGKILLASGSITYVVDKLEQKGLLKRVACPNDRRVTFAQITDKGKDFIENIFPDHEKHIHSLMSELTPEEKGTAIELLKKLGLSISNEKNAYNN; encoded by the coding sequence ATGGAGTCTGAACAAATTGACCAATCGTTGAAATTGTTTATTGTCCTGTCCAGGGCATATAGGGCAATAAATGAAAACGTAAATAAACTAATACAAACTTATGGAGTGAATCCAACTGAATTTGCTGTTCTGGAACTGCTTTACCATAAGGGTGACCAGCCTTTGCAGCAGATCGGCGGGAAAATACTATTGGCCAGCGGAAGCATCACATATGTAGTGGACAAGCTAGAGCAGAAAGGCTTGTTAAAAAGGGTCGCATGCCCGAATGACAGAAGAGTTACCTTTGCGCAAATAACAGATAAGGGAAAAGACTTTATCGAAAATATATTCCCTGATCATGAAAAGCATATCCATTCATTAATGTCCGAGCTTACTCCAGAAGAAAAAGGTACGGCCATTGAGTTATTAAAGAAGCTTGGACTGTCTATCTCCAATGAAAAAAATGCGTACAATAATTAA
- a CDS encoding M3 family oligoendopeptidase produces MRFEDYTYVRPDLEKVKGKFEAALEKFENAASAEQQNRAMKEINDIRNEVGTMFNLCYIRHSVDTNDEFYKAEQDYMDEIQPEVEGFVTKYYQALVNSRFRAELEEKWGNQLFALAEAQLKVFSPEIVPLLQKENKLSSEYTKLIASAKIDFEGEERTLAQLEPFTESTDREMRKKASEARFGFLADNENELDRIYDELVKVRTEIAHKLGYANFVELAYFRMYRTDYNAEMVANFRKQVKDFIVPIATRLKERQRERIGVDKLKFYDEGFEFKTGNAVPKGDPGWIIENGQKMYDELSRETSEFFSYMRENNLMDLVAKKGKAGGGYCTYIEDYKSPFIFSNFNGTSGDIDVLTHEAGHAFQVYSSSHFEIPEYNWPTYEAAEIHSMSMEFFTWPWMEGFFKDDTEKYKFSHLSGGLLFLPYGVSVDEFQHWVYENPEASPQERKQAWREIEKKYLPHKDYDGNEYLENGGFWQRQGHIYNSPFYYIDYTLAQICAFQFWKRSRENQEAAWKDYLKLCQLGGSKPFTGLVKDAGLISPFEEGCVESVIGEIENWLNSVDDKSL; encoded by the coding sequence GTGAGATTTGAAGACTATACATATGTTCGTCCGGATCTTGAAAAAGTAAAGGGGAAATTCGAAGCAGCGCTTGAGAAATTTGAAAATGCTGCTTCTGCAGAACAGCAAAATCGAGCTATGAAAGAAATCAATGATATTCGCAATGAAGTCGGCACGATGTTCAACCTTTGCTATATCCGTCATTCAGTTGATACGAATGATGAATTTTACAAAGCAGAGCAGGATTATATGGATGAGATTCAGCCTGAAGTAGAAGGGTTTGTTACAAAGTATTATCAGGCTTTGGTTAATTCCAGGTTCAGGGCAGAGCTTGAAGAAAAATGGGGGAATCAGCTGTTTGCGCTTGCAGAAGCACAATTGAAGGTGTTCTCCCCAGAGATTGTTCCGCTTTTGCAAAAAGAAAATAAGCTTTCATCAGAGTATACTAAATTAATTGCCTCAGCCAAGATTGATTTTGAAGGTGAAGAACGCACTCTTGCCCAATTGGAGCCATTTACTGAATCTACGGATCGCGAAATGCGAAAAAAAGCAAGCGAAGCACGCTTTGGTTTCCTGGCAGATAATGAGAATGAGCTGGACCGTATTTATGATGAGCTTGTCAAGGTTAGAACAGAGATTGCCCATAAACTTGGATATGCGAATTTTGTTGAACTGGCTTATTTCCGCATGTACCGAACAGATTATAACGCGGAGATGGTTGCAAATTTCCGCAAGCAGGTGAAGGATTTCATCGTTCCAATCGCCACAAGGCTAAAGGAAAGGCAAAGAGAGCGGATTGGCGTTGACAAGCTGAAATTTTACGATGAAGGATTTGAATTTAAAACAGGAAATGCTGTACCGAAAGGCGATCCGGGATGGATTATTGAAAACGGACAAAAAATGTATGACGAGCTTTCCAGAGAAACCAGTGAATTTTTCTCTTATATGAGAGAAAATAATCTAATGGACCTGGTAGCCAAAAAGGGAAAAGCAGGGGGCGGCTATTGCACTTATATTGAAGACTATAAATCCCCATTCATTTTCTCTAACTTCAATGGAACTTCAGGAGATATTGATGTTCTTACCCATGAAGCAGGCCATGCATTCCAGGTGTATTCAAGCAGCCATTTTGAGATACCTGAATATAACTGGCCAACCTATGAAGCTGCTGAAATTCATTCCATGAGTATGGAGTTTTTCACTTGGCCATGGATGGAGGGCTTCTTTAAAGATGATACCGAGAAATACAAGTTTTCTCATTTGAGCGGAGGACTGCTATTCTTGCCTTATGGAGTATCAGTTGATGAATTCCAGCATTGGGTATATGAAAACCCGGAAGCATCACCTCAGGAAAGAAAACAGGCATGGAGAGAAATTGAGAAGAAATACCTGCCGCATAAAGATTATGATGGCAATGAGTATTTAGAGAACGGCGGATTCTGGCAGAGGCAGGGCCATATCTACAATTCACCTTTCTATTATATCGATTATACATTGGCACAGATTTGTGCATTTCAATTCTGGAAACGGTCCCGGGAGAATCAGGAAGCGGCATGGAAGGATTATTTGAAACTGTGCCAGCTTGGCGGCAGCAAGCCTTTCACAGGTCTTGTTAAAGATGCCGGATTGATTTCTCCTTTTGAAGAGGGCTGTGTCGAGTCTGTTATCGGAGAAATTGAAAACTGGCTGAATTCCGTGGATGATAAGAGTTTATAA
- a CDS encoding ATP-dependent Clp protease ATP-binding subunit, which yields MLCQKCQTKQANVQLRLKLNGSERNLNLCHSCYQTEKQHSLTSFGPALSGFSGFGQMPLEDLFKKMAASQGNENYGLKEAPGHNHGNGGFIDQFGRNLTQLAKAGLIDPVIGRDEEINRMIEILNRRSKNNPVLIGEPGVGKTAIAEGLAIKIAEGNAPKKLQNKEVYLLDVASLVANTGIRGQFEERMKQLISELQTRKNIILFIDEIHLLVGAGSAEGSMDAGNILKPALARGELQVVGATTLKEYRQIEKDPALERRFQPVQIEEPAANEAIEILMGLKQKYEDYHDVSFTEDAIKACVQLSSRYIQDRFLPDKAIDLMDEAGSKMNLQSGYIPAEDIEKQLKVISRQKELVLKEEKYEEAAKLREEELKLQQALNGDNKAERPVIEVSHIQEIIEKKTGIPVGKLAEDEQEKMQNLEESLAEKVIGQAEAVRKVAKAIRRSRAGLKSKYRPIGSFLFVGPTGVGKTELTKTLAQELFGSKDSMIRLDMSEYMEKHSVSKIIGSPPGYVGHEEAGQLTEKVRRNPYSIILLDEIEKAHPDVQHMFLQILEDGRLTDSQGRTVSFKDTVIIMTSNAGAGQKEIHVGFGAADAVMESNILESLGSFFKPEFLNRFDSIIEFKALEKEHLLKIVDLMLNELQETLNEQDIELTVTQEAKEKLAADGYHPAFGARPLRRIIQDELEDKIADFIIDHGGNSQLQADLENEIIVIKPLPQ from the coding sequence ATGCTTTGTCAAAAATGTCAAACAAAACAAGCAAATGTACAATTAAGACTGAAATTGAATGGAAGTGAACGAAATCTAAACCTTTGCCATAGCTGTTATCAAACTGAAAAGCAACATAGCCTTACTTCCTTTGGGCCTGCTTTGAGTGGTTTTTCAGGTTTTGGCCAAATGCCTTTAGAGGATTTATTCAAGAAGATGGCTGCCTCTCAAGGAAATGAAAACTATGGTCTAAAAGAAGCGCCGGGACACAATCATGGCAATGGCGGATTTATCGATCAATTCGGACGAAATCTTACACAGCTTGCCAAAGCCGGTTTAATTGACCCAGTCATCGGACGGGATGAAGAAATAAATCGTATGATTGAAATATTAAATAGAAGAAGCAAAAATAATCCGGTCTTAATCGGTGAACCAGGAGTAGGTAAAACAGCTATTGCCGAAGGGCTAGCCATTAAGATTGCCGAGGGAAATGCACCAAAGAAACTTCAAAATAAAGAAGTCTATTTGCTGGATGTGGCATCCCTGGTTGCAAACACAGGCATCCGCGGCCAATTCGAAGAACGCATGAAGCAGCTGATCTCGGAGCTTCAGACACGGAAGAATATTATTCTCTTTATAGATGAAATTCATTTGCTTGTTGGAGCAGGCTCAGCCGAAGGATCAATGGATGCAGGCAATATTCTAAAGCCCGCCCTTGCACGGGGAGAGCTTCAAGTGGTCGGAGCCACTACATTAAAAGAATACCGCCAAATTGAAAAAGATCCTGCATTGGAACGCAGATTCCAGCCTGTTCAAATAGAAGAGCCTGCTGCAAATGAGGCAATTGAAATCTTGATGGGACTGAAACAAAAATACGAAGATTACCATGATGTTTCTTTTACTGAAGATGCCATTAAAGCATGTGTGCAGCTGTCAAGCCGCTATATTCAGGACCGGTTCCTTCCTGACAAAGCCATTGATTTAATGGATGAAGCAGGTTCTAAAATGAATCTTCAATCAGGATATATACCAGCAGAAGATATTGAAAAACAGCTGAAAGTAATCAGCAGGCAAAAAGAACTTGTTTTAAAAGAAGAAAAATATGAAGAGGCTGCAAAACTCCGTGAAGAGGAACTAAAGCTCCAGCAGGCACTAAACGGGGACAACAAGGCTGAACGGCCAGTTATTGAAGTTAGCCATATTCAGGAGATTATCGAAAAGAAAACTGGGATTCCTGTCGGCAAATTAGCAGAAGATGAGCAGGAAAAAATGCAGAACCTTGAGGAAAGTCTTGCAGAAAAAGTAATTGGACAGGCGGAAGCCGTGAGGAAAGTTGCAAAGGCAATTCGCCGAAGCCGTGCAGGACTTAAATCAAAGTACCGCCCAATTGGCTCTTTTCTATTTGTCGGGCCAACAGGCGTCGGCAAGACTGAGCTGACCAAAACACTTGCCCAAGAGCTATTCGGCTCAAAAGACAGCATGATCAGGCTTGATATGAGTGAATATATGGAAAAACACAGCGTATCAAAAATTATCGGTTCCCCTCCAGGATATGTGGGTCATGAAGAAGCCGGACAGCTTACTGAGAAGGTACGCAGAAACCCATACAGCATCATTCTGCTTGATGAGATAGAAAAAGCACATCCAGATGTACAGCACATGTTCCTTCAAATACTGGAAGATGGACGCCTGACAGATAGCCAGGGCCGCACTGTCAGCTTTAAAGATACAGTCATTATCATGACAAGCAATGCAGGAGCTGGGCAAAAGGAAATCCATGTTGGTTTTGGCGCAGCTGACGCCGTCATGGAGTCAAACATTCTTGAATCGCTCGGCAGCTTCTTTAAGCCGGAATTCCTGAACCGCTTTGATAGCATTATTGAGTTTAAAGCTTTGGAAAAAGAGCATTTATTGAAAATTGTCGACTTAATGCTTAATGAGCTTCAGGAAACATTAAATGAACAGGATATTGAATTGACTGTTACCCAGGAAGCCAAGGAGAAATTAGCAGCAGATGGATATCATCCTGCTTTTGGCGCACGGCCATTAAGAAGGATCATCCAGGATGAACTTGAAGACAAGATTGCTGATTTCATCATTGATCATGGCGGAAATAGCCAATTGCAGGCCGATCTCGAAAACGAAATAATTGTCATTAAGCCCCTGCCCCAATAA